The Silene latifolia isolate original U9 population chromosome X, ASM4854445v1, whole genome shotgun sequence genome contains the following window.
ACTCGCATCATAATGCTTTGAAAAACAAAGCTATCTTAAGAATCCTTCCCCAATTAAGCTACGATTTACATCTAATGTATCACGAAAAGAGTACTTCTAAACCAAATTTCAGGCTTGTTGCCGCTTATGTTGAACAAACTTCACTACTTCTCGTACTATTCTTGGTACTCTTACTCGAACTATCAACAAATAAGAAACCTGGCTTTAAAATCCAGTAGGGCAAACCCGCTCAAGCAACTCCTCAAGCTCGGGAGTAACATAAATGCCATCTTCCTCTATCCTTTTACGCATATCAGGCGCCGTTTTCTCAGCATCCACATAAGTCTCAAGGAGCCATAAATAGGCTCTTGTGTCCAAGGCCTGAGCTCTCTTTAATAACTGGCAAAATTTCTCTAGACCGTCAACATCTTTCCGATCTTTGAAGTGCTGGAAGCAAGGAACCAGCTTCTGCCCTTGGTTTCCATTTGGACACAATGGCAGCTTCCATATGCTTCAATGCACACTCCGTCTGACCCTTCCCAAAGTAGTAATTCATGAACTCGACATGTGAAAAGCGTAATACTTTTCCTGATTTCTTTGTAGCATCCTTTAGCAAAAGGTTGGCCTCCTCGTCCTCTAGCATGTCGTGTCTCAAGTACGCACCTATTAGAATAGCTGGTACCTTGTCATCATAATCCTTGCAGTACCTTGATTCCCACTCCTGGAAGTAATTTTCGAGGCCTTTAATGTCGTCTAGTCTTGACAACGCTTGAAGCAGTAAAAGGTAACTCTCTTTGCCAACAACTTTGTACTTTGACTTGAGCTTGTTCCAAACCTGGATGACGGAGTCTAATTTACCAGCACCGGCATACAAGCTAATCAGATGATGGAATGCATCACGACTTGGATTATCGGAACTATTCAAgacattttcaaattttttcaagtATGAAGAAGCTTTCTCGAATTGGCCAAACTCGATAAACACTGATGCGACGTTACTATATATTACAAAATTATCCTTTACAAGGATATCTTCCTGAGCCTCATGAAACACTCGTTCTACTCCATCGAGATCTCCAAGAAGTCGATAGCTTTGGATCCAAAAGCTATATGTGTGACCGTCTAGAGCTACGTGTTTTTTCTTCATTTCTGATATAAGTTCTGGAACCTTTTCGGGCTGTTTGGTTTTCAAATATAGATTGAGAATATTGTTGAAGGCAAGAACATGGGATGCAAAACCCATCTCATCCATCTTTCTGAAAGTAgctgttgggtttgtgccttgattctgttaaccgCCGCTTCGTATAACTATGCGGGGTCTCGCCGCCTTGGCCGAGTGTTCGGGGTCAGGGGCGAAGCGCCCGAGTTTAGGGGTTCGGGGCAACGCCCGAAACTTAAACAGATCCgtatctgttattgggctaggtctgtcttgggcctttattaggtcGTTCTGTATTAgtttagagagtattatataaactctctaatcctctacctagcagttatgcttatcataccgtctgaatctgtaatctgaaaaactcctcacatatcaataaaactctctcccttctgccctgtggacgtagctaacacaccgttagtgaaccacgtaaatctgtgcgtttgtcttttattgttctttatttgttctttcttgcttctgttataacaaactggtatcagagccttCGGGTTCCTGACCAGCGAGAAAGATGTCGGCGATGAACATAAAGATCGATCGCTTCACCGGGAGGAATAGTTTTAGTCTGTGGCAGATCAAGATGCGGGCTCTGTTAAAGCAGCAAGGGTTGTGGGCGCCGCTTTCAGATAAGAAGACGGAAAGCGCAACTGCTGCTACTGCCGCTGCTACCGCTGAGATGGCCAGTCTGGAGGAGAAGGCACATTCAACGATTATGTTGTGTCTTGCTGATGATATCATCACTGAAGTCGCGGAGGAAACTACCGCAGCCGGTCTGTGGAAAAAGCTTGAGAGTCTTTATATGACCAAGTCTTTGACCAATAAGTTGCTTCTTAAGCAACGTCTGTTTAGTCTGAGAATGCAGGAAGGTATGCCTCTTCGAGATCATCTAGATCAGTTAAACACAATTTTACTAGAATTACGTAATATTGATGTTAAGGTAGAAGATGAGGATGCTGCATTAATTCTGTTAGTTTCTTTACCGTTATCGTATGAGAATTTCGTACAGTCCTTTATTGTGGGTAAAGATACTGTTACTCTAGAAGATGTTAGGTCGTCTCTTCATACTAGAGAACTGCGCCATAAGGCGGCTGGTACAGTACAGATAATCAGCTGCAGGGTTAGCGACCAATGGGGGTTATGGACGGGGAAATTCGGGAAGAAAAAATATAAGAAGCCTTCTTATTCGGGTTCTTCTAATTTCACTGGTACTTCGGTACTTCGGTACTTACGGTAATTCTGGTTCGTCTGGTTCTTATGTTTCTAGAGGTCCTAAACCTAGTGATGTCTGTAACTTCATGTAAAGGGAAGGGGCATTGGAAATTCGATTGTCCCAAGAAAGATAAACAGAACAAGTCTAGTACTGCTCTTTGGTGTAGCAGATGCGGGTTCCGAGGAAGATGATTATGCTCTAGTTACGGGTAAGGTCACGCATCACACTGATGTGTGGATTCTAGATTCTGGAGCATCTTACCATATATGTCCGCGCAGGAGTGGTTTACAACTTATGAACAGGTAGATGGAGGCACTATTTCTATGGCGAATAGTCTTGTTTTGCAGGATAGTTGGAATCGGCTCATCGGGGTAAGGACACATGATGGTAAATTCTGTACACCGAACGAGGTTAGACATGTTCCACTAATGACAAAGAATCTGATCTCCTTAAGCACGTTAGACAAGAAGGGTTTCACTTTCAAGGTGTAGGTGGAGTTCGAACGTCCGCAAAGGTTCGAGTGTAGTTCTGAGGGGTATCAAGCATGGTACTCTATATTATCTTCAGGGATCTACTCTGTCAGGTTCTGTTGCTGTTGCATCCTCAGATGTTGATAAAGAAGATTTGACTAAGTTGTGGCATATGAGACTTGGTCATATGAGTGAAAGGGGGATGCAGACTCTGTCAAAAGAAGATCTTTTGTGTGGTCACAAGGTCAAGAATCTGGATTTCTGTGAGCATTGTGTTTTTGGGAAGCTACATCGCAGCAAGTTTCCTAAAGCAGTGCATAGGACCAAGGGCACACTTGATTACATCCATTCTGATTGTTGGGGTCCTTCTAAGGTGGAGTCTTTGGGAGGTCACAGGTATTTTGTGTCTATTATTGATGATTATTCCAGGAAGACTTGGATTTATTTGATGAAGCACAAAAACGAAGCCTTCACTCACTTTAAGCAGTGGAAGGCATTAATGGAGAATCAAACTGGGAAGAAGGTCAAGAGGTTGCGAACTGATAACGGCCTAGAGTTTTGTTGTTCCGAGTTCGACGAGTTCTGCAAGAATGAAGGGATTGCTAGACATCGCATACATCCGAGATACACCTCAAAGCAAAATGGTGTAGCAGAGCGAATGAATCGACACTTCGGAGAGGGCAAGGTGCATGCTCTCTAATGCCTTTGGACTAACAAGAAGATTTAAGGTAAGCGTTAGTACAAAGATGCTATCTCGATAAATCGGGGACCTCACACGAGTCCGAATCtcaaaactccatttgagatgtggTCCAGTAAGTCTCTTTGATTATTCTATTTTAAGGGCTTTTGGTAGTACCGCTTATTATCATGTTAGTGAAGGTAAGCTTGAGCCACGAGCTAAAAAAGGAGTATTCGTGGGCTATGGGGATGGTGTCAAGGGATACCGTATCCGGTCTCCATCCGAGGGTAGGGTTATTTTGAGTAGAAATGTTGTCTTTGATGAAAATTCTATGGTTAATCCTACCGTGAAGTCTTATATGTTGTCAGATAGTAGTAGTAGTGTTGATAAACGGTGGAGAAGCAAGACACTCTTGATGAGAGTGTACCACAGAAGAAGATCAACCACTACGGTCCGAATCCGAAACTGTTCCATCGATTCTTCATTACCAGATTCCGAATCGCAGAGTTTGGCCCGTGAACGGTCAATCGGCCTAATTTTGGGAAGCCTCCGAATAGACTTGGTTTTGAAGATATGGTGGGTTATGCACTTCAGGTTTTTGAGGAGGTGGATCCTGACTTACATGAGCCATCCACTTTCAAAGAAGCAAAGAACATGTTCTGAACCGCCCAGTGGCTTTGCCGCCATGGGAGATGAGATGGAGTCTCTTCAAAAGAATCGACACGGGAATTATCCAAGAAGCCTCAAGGGAGAAAGGTTGTTACTTGTAAATGGGTCTTCAAGAAGAAAGAGGGAGAGACTGCTCACCGAGGGTATAAGGTATAAAGCTCGATTGGTAGCTCGTGGGTTCGATCGAAAGAGGGGGTAGACTACAATGAAATATTTTCGCCAAAGTGGTCGACATACTTCCATCGTAGTGTTGCTAGCAATAGTTGCACATCGGATTTAGAACTCGAACAAACTAGATGTGAAGACAAACTTTCCTACATGGAGAGTTGGAAGAAGAGATATACATGACTCATCCAGACGGTTTCCAGATTCCGGGTAAAGAAGACTATGTTTGCAAGTCAAGAAGTCCTTATATGGGCTAAAACAGTCTCCGAGGCAAAGTGGTATAAAAAAGTTTGACAGCTACATGTTGGAGATTGGCTACACTAGGAGT
Protein-coding sequences here:
- the LOC141620766 gene encoding pentatricopeptide repeat-containing protein At1g02370, mitochondrial-like, with the translated sequence MDEMGFASHVLAFNNILNLYLKTKQPEKVPELISEMKKKHVALDGHTYSFWIQSYRLLGDLDGVERVFHEAQEDILVKDNFVIYSNVASVFIEFGQFEKASSYLKKFENVLNSSDNPSRDAFHHLISLYAGAGKLDSVIQVWNKLKSKYKVVGKESYLLLLQALSRLDDIKGLENYFQEWESRYCKDYDDKVPAILIGAYLRHDMLEDEEANLLLKDATKKSGKVLRFSHVEFMNYYFGKGQTECALKHMEAAIVSKWKPRAEAGSLLPALQRSERC